The following coding sequences lie in one Streptomyces sp. NBC_00510 genomic window:
- a CDS encoding carbohydrate ABC transporter permease, which yields MLDTAPAERVPAAAPAARAARRPRRKGRTVYNLLGLLVVVVSGFPVYWMLNTAFKPAKDAIDPDPKLFPTSLSFQNFSDALDVGDFWGSVGRSLIVSGSTVGLGLVIGLLAALAISRFVFRGRKAVIVAILAVQMVPLVAMIIPVFLLLNQIDQIDKLSGLVITYLTFVLPFTVWTLRGFIVNIPKELEESAMVDGCTRMGAFFRIILPLLAPGLVATSIYALIQAWNEYLYAMLIMSQEHQTATVWLGNFVTSRGTDYAPMMAGSTMMGVPVVIFFLIVQRRVAAGLTAGAVKG from the coding sequence ATGCTCGACACGGCTCCCGCCGAGAGGGTGCCGGCCGCCGCTCCGGCGGCGCGCGCCGCCCGGCGGCCCCGGCGCAAGGGGCGGACGGTCTACAACCTGCTCGGCCTGCTGGTCGTGGTGGTCTCCGGCTTCCCGGTCTACTGGATGCTCAACACGGCGTTCAAGCCCGCCAAGGACGCCATCGACCCCGACCCCAAGCTCTTCCCGACCAGCCTGTCCTTCCAGAACTTCTCCGACGCCCTCGACGTCGGCGACTTCTGGGGATCGGTCGGCCGCAGCCTGATCGTCTCCGGCTCCACCGTCGGCCTCGGCCTGGTCATCGGGCTGCTGGCGGCGCTGGCCATCTCCCGCTTCGTCTTCCGCGGCCGCAAGGCGGTGATCGTCGCGATCCTCGCCGTGCAGATGGTGCCGCTGGTGGCGATGATCATCCCGGTCTTCCTGCTGCTCAACCAGATCGACCAGATCGACAAGCTCTCCGGGCTCGTCATCACGTACCTGACCTTCGTGCTCCCCTTCACGGTGTGGACGCTGCGCGGATTCATCGTCAACATCCCCAAGGAGCTGGAGGAGTCGGCAATGGTCGACGGCTGCACGCGCATGGGCGCGTTCTTCCGGATCATCCTGCCGCTGCTCGCCCCGGGCCTCGTCGCCACCTCCATCTACGCGCTGATCCAGGCCTGGAACGAGTACCTGTACGCGATGCTCATCATGAGCCAGGAGCACCAGACGGCGACGGTGTGGCTCGGCAACTTCGTCACCTCGCGGGGCACGGACTACGCGCCGATGATGGCCGGTTCGACCATGATGGGCGTGCCCGTGGTGATCTTCTTCCTGATCGTGCAGCGCAGGGTCGCCGCCGGACTGACCGCCGGGGCGGTGAAGGGATGA
- a CDS encoding sugar ABC transporter permease: MSAVDTPLDKAPRPRPAGPGRRPRRFGGAALPWTLLAPTIGVLLLVLGYPLVRLVTLSFKQYGQAELWQGLPGDWQGVANYTHVLGDSVFWGVVLRTLLFTLAAVLLTLVVGMGVALLMQRVSPWVKALINIVLVASWAMPVVVAITIFKWMFDSDYGVLNWLLSRLPGVDLSGHNWFTDTKQGFLVITLMVVWGAIPFVAITLHAGLTQVPKELEEAARMDGAGPVKVFRHVTLPVLKPIIVMLTTLSVIWDMGVFPQVFLMRDGHPEPAYQVLTTYSYDQAFVANDYDAGAAIAVITVLLLLGVMAVYMRQMLKIGEVE; encoded by the coding sequence ATGAGTGCCGTTGACACACCGTTGGACAAGGCGCCGCGCCCGCGGCCGGCGGGACCGGGCCGCAGGCCACGCCGCTTCGGCGGAGCCGCGCTCCCGTGGACGCTGCTCGCGCCGACAATCGGCGTCCTGCTGCTGGTCCTCGGCTATCCGCTGGTCCGGCTGGTCACCCTCTCCTTCAAGCAGTACGGGCAGGCCGAGCTCTGGCAGGGGCTGCCCGGCGACTGGCAGGGAGTCGCCAACTACACCCACGTCCTGGGGGACTCGGTCTTCTGGGGCGTCGTCCTGCGCACGCTGCTCTTCACCCTCGCGGCGGTGCTGCTCACGCTCGTCGTCGGCATGGGGGTGGCGCTGCTGATGCAGCGGGTCTCGCCCTGGGTCAAGGCGCTGATCAACATCGTGCTGGTGGCGAGCTGGGCGATGCCCGTGGTCGTCGCCATCACCATCTTCAAGTGGATGTTCGACAGCGACTACGGCGTCCTCAACTGGCTCCTCAGCCGGCTGCCCGGGGTGGACCTCAGCGGCCACAACTGGTTCACCGACACCAAGCAGGGCTTCCTGGTCATCACCCTCATGGTGGTGTGGGGCGCCATTCCCTTCGTCGCCATCACCCTGCACGCCGGCCTCACCCAGGTGCCCAAGGAACTGGAGGAGGCCGCCCGCATGGACGGCGCCGGGCCCGTCAAGGTCTTCCGGCACGTCACGCTTCCGGTGCTCAAGCCGATCATCGTCATGCTGACGACGCTGTCGGTCATCTGGGACATGGGCGTCTTCCCGCAGGTCTTCCTCATGCGCGACGGCCACCCCGAGCCCGCGTACCAGGTCCTCACCACCTACTCCTACGACCAGGCCTTCGTCGCCAACGACTACGACGCGGGCGCGGCCATCGCCGTCATCACCGTGCTGCTCCTCCTCGGGGTGATGGCCGTCTACATGCGCCAGATGCTGAAGATCGGAGAGGTGGAGTGA